The Henckelia pumila isolate YLH828 chromosome 2, ASM3356847v2, whole genome shotgun sequence genome includes a window with the following:
- the LOC140881823 gene encoding double-stranded RNA-binding protein 2, with the protein MYKNQLQELAQRSCFNLPSYTCIREGPDHAPRFKAIVNFNGEAFESPLYCSTLRQAEHSAAEAALVSLCSTGPSHSLAARILDESGVYKNLLQKIAQRVGSPLPQYTTFRSGLGHLPVFTGTAELAGIIFTGEPAKNKKQAEKNAAFAAWVSLKQLAQQEGGLVYQEHENNEEQEQIRIARALQSYRLKENLKSTTTTTSMPFPKKYYAPAPRPSSPQSRGASTSKILPLFSNKTAPQVRQPSPTNSSNPPEVQAMHMPKFPAASPYVPFRQQCYRGIAPPVTIRTSVPVFSAPAPVTARPAQVMQPRPVQVAPPVCIRQAVPVFAAPTSIKADSEKTIDQNTCEADESTVVKCLEQLEM; encoded by the exons aTGTACAAGAACCAACTGCAGGAGCTGGCGCAGAGGAGCTGCTTCAACCTGCCTTCGTACACCTGCATAAGGGAGGGTCCCGACCACGCGCCGCGCTTCAAGGCGATCGTCAACTTCAACGGAGAAGCCTTCGAGAGCCCCCTCTACTGCTCCACGCTCCGCCAGGCCGAGCACTCCGCGGCGGAGGCGGCCCTCGTATCCCTCTGCTCAACCGGCCCTTCTCACTCCCTCGCCGCCCGCATTCTC GATGAATCAGGAGTGTACAAAAACCTGTTGCAGAAGATAGCACAAAGAGTTGGATCTCCTTTGCCTCAGTACACAACTTTCAGATCAGGTTTAGGACACCTACCCGTATTTACGGGAACCGCGGAGCTAGCTGGAATCATTTTCACAGGAGAACCCGCCAAGAACAAGAAACAAGCTGAAAAGAATGCTGCATTTGCTGCTTGGGTGTCCTTGAAACAAT TGGCGCAGCAAGAGGGTGGTTTGGTGTATCAAGAACATGAAAATAATGAGGAGCAAGAGCAGATCAGAATCGCACGGGCATTGCAGAGCTATCGATTGAAAGAGAACTTGAAAagcaccaccaccaccacctccATGCCATTCCCGAAGAAGTATTATGCTCCCGCCCCTCGACCCTCAAGCCCACAGAGCCGTGGCGCGTCCACATCCAAAATCCTGCCCTTGTTTTCCAATAAAACCGCTCCTCAAGTCAGGCAACCCTCACCTACAAACAGCAGCAATCCACCTGAAGTTCAGGCAATGCATATGCCAAAGTTCCCTGCTGCGTCGCCTTATGTCCCTTTCAGACAACAATGCTACCGTGGGATTGCTCCACCAGTTACAATAAGAACCTCGGTTCCAGTTTTCTCCGCGCCAGCACCTGTCACTGCTAGGCCGGCTCAGGTGATGCAACCCCGACCCGTGCAAGTCGCCCCACCAGTCTGTATCCGGCAGGCTGTCCCAGTTTTCGCAGCTCCGACAAGCATAAAAGCTGATTCAGAGAAGACTATCGACCAGAACACGTGTGAAGCAGATGAATCCACCGTTGTCAAATGCCTTGAACAACTCGAGATGTGA
- the LOC140885535 gene encoding aquaporin PIP2-2-like has protein sequence MAKHDAESAFPAKDYHDPPPAPLVGFDELARWSFYRAVIAEFVATVLFLYVSVMTVIGYESQIDPNNGGSGCDGVGSLGIAWVFGGMIFVLVYCTAGISGGHLNPAVTFGLFLARKVSLIRTLMYMVAQCLGAICGVGLVKALQSSYFNKYGGGANRLAVGYSKGVGLGAEIIGTFVLVYTVFSATDPKRNARDSHVPVLAPLPIGFAVFVVVLATSPITGTGINPARSFGAAVIYNNNAVWDDQWLFWVGPFIGAAIAAFYHKYIIRAAAVKAFGSHRSNA, from the exons ATGGCCAAGCACGACGCCGAATCTGCTTTCCCGGCCAAGGATTACCATGATCCGCCGCCGGCTCCGCTCGTGGGCTTCGACGAGCTAGCGAGATGGTCGTTTTACAGAGCCGTGATCGCCGAGTTTGTCGCCACCGTTCTTTTCCTCTACGTCTCCGTCATGACGGTTATAGGGTACGAGAGCCAGATAGACCCCAACAACGGCGGCAGCGGCTGTGACGGCGTCGGCAGCCTCGGGATTGCTTGGGTTTTTGGGGGAATGATTTTCGTGCTTGTTTACTGCACCGCCGGGATCTCGG GAGGACACCTGAACCCGGCGGTGACTTTCGGGCTGTTCTTGGCCCGCAAGGTATCGCTAATAAGAACGTTGATGTATATGGTGGCACAGTGTTTGGGTGCAATATGCGGCGTGGGTTTGGTGAAGGCATTGCAATCATCTTATTTCAACAAATACGGGGGCGGGGCGAACCGGTTGGCCGTCGGATACAGTAAAGGCGTGGGTTTGGGAGCTGAAATCATCGGCACCTTTGTTTTGGTGTACACTGTTTTCTCTGCCACTGATCCCAAAAGAAATGCTAGAGACTCCCATGTCCCT GTCTTGGCTCCACTGCCCATTGGATTCGCCGTGTTCGTGGTGGTGCTAGCCACCAGCCCCATCACTGGCACGGGAATCAACCCGGCTCGGAGTTTCGGGGCCGCGGTGATCTACAACAACAACGCTGTCTGGGATGATCAA TGGCTTTTCTGGGTTGGACCATTCATTGGAGCTGCAATTGCTGCATTCTATCACAAGTACATCATAAGAGCAGCTGCCGTTAAAGCTTTCGGATCTCACAGGAGCAATGCTTAA
- the LOC140884479 gene encoding uncharacterized protein: MASSYTLPLFFTAFLLLLRPFSAAPEASPSPSPQPPAQVLPPPPTTPSPSPANTHYSPPAPPPQDPSPTPSPSPAPSPAADEPKSPPPVPLGSGGVNRENQTDQSDDGPSGGMSGGKKAGIAIGVIGAAAIVGVGAFVYKKRQHNLRRSEYGYAARREFL; the protein is encoded by the coding sequence ATGGCTTCTTCATACACTCTGCCCCTTTTCTTCACTGCATTCCTCCTCCTCTTGCGTCCTTTTTCCGCCGCGCCGGAAGCTTCACCATCTCCTTCCCCACAACCGCCTGCACAAGTCCTCCCACCCCCGCCGACAACCCCTTCACCGTCTCCAGCCAACACCCACTACTCCCCTCCCGCCCCTCCGCCGCAAGATCCCTCCCCCACCCCTTCCCCTTCTCCGGCTCCATCCCCGGCGGCGGACGAACCGAAATCTCCTCCACCTGTGCCTCTGGGGAGCGGCGGCGTTAACCGTGAGAATCAGACGGACCAGTCGGACGATGGGCCCTCCGGTGGGATGAGCGGAGGGAAGAAGGCCGGTATAGCGATCGGAGTCATCGGCGCGGCGGCCATTGTCGGGGTCGGGGCGTTTGTTTACAAGAAGCGGCAGCATAACCTCCGGCGCTCGGAATACGGCTACGCCGCCAGGCGAGAGTTCCTGTAG
- the LOC140880198 gene encoding 4-hydroxy-3-methylbut-2-en-1-yl diphosphate synthase (ferredoxin), chloroplastic-like — protein sequence MAAGAVSSSFSGLKSRDHHGLGFAKSSSFVRVSEVQRVKFRRTKVPVIKNSTTPGSETVELEPASEGSPLLVPRQKYCESVHKTIRRKTRTVMVGNVALGSEHPIRIQTMTTTDTKNVAATVEQVMRIADQGADIVRITVQGKKEADACFEIKNSLVQKNYNIPLVADIHFAPPVAIRVAECFDKIRVNPGNFADRRAQFEKLEYTEDDYQKELEHIEQVFSKLVEKCKKYGRAMRIGTNHGSLSDRIMSYYGDSPRGMVESAFEYARICRKMDFHNFVFSMKASNPVIMVEAYRLLVAEMSVLGWDYPLHLGVTEAGEGEDGRMKSAIGIGTLLMDGLGDTIRVSLTEPPEKEIDPCRRLANLGMRASKLQKGVTPFEEKHRRYFDFQRRSGQLPVQKEGDEVDYRGVLHRDGSVLMSVSLDQLKAPELLYKSLAAKLVVGMPFKDLATVDSILLRELPPLHDKDARLALKRLIDVSMGVIVPLSEQLTKPLPNAVVLVTIQELSTGAHKLLPEGTRLVVSIRGDEPQEELEILKTSDALMILHNLPYEEENASRIHAARRLFEYLSENSLNFPVIHHIQFPKEIHRDDLVIGAGANAGALLVDGLGDGILLDTADQDFEFLRNTSFNLLQGCRMRNTKTEYVSCPSCGRTLFDLQEISAEIRDKTSHLPGVSIAIMGCIVNGPGEMADADFGYVGGAPGKIDLYVGKTVVKRGIAMEGATNALIQLIKDHGRWVDPPAEE from the exons ATGGCAGCTGGAGCTGTTTCGTCTTCATTTTCGGGTCTGAAAAGCAGGGATCATCATGGGTTGGGGTTTGCAAAAAGTTCTAGCTTTGTAAGAGTTTCAGAGGTACAAAGGGTTAAATTTCGCCGAACCAAGGTCCCTGTAATAAAAAACTCTACAACTCCCGGTTCGGAGACTGTTGAACTCGAGCCTGCATCCGAGGGAAGTCCACTGTTGG TTCCCAGACAGAAATACTGTGAATCTGTACATAAAACCATTAGAAGAAAAACCCGCACGGTGATGGTTGGAAACGTGGCTCTTGGAAGTGAGCATCCCATTCGGATTCAAACAATGACCACAACAGATACAAAGAATGTTGCTGCAACAGTTGAACAG GTAATGAGAATAGCAGATCAAGGAGCAGATATTGTCAGAATAACAGTTCAGGGCAAGAAAGAAGCAGATGCGTgctttgaaataaaaaattcgCTTGTTCAAAAGAA CTACAACATCCCTCTGGTGGCAGACATTCAttttgccccacctgttgctaTAAGAGTAGCTGAATGCTTTGATAAAATCCGTGTCAACCCCGGAAATTTTG CTGACAGGAGGGCACAATTTGAGAAGCTCGAGTACACCGAAGATGATTACCAGAAAGAGCTTGAGCATATTGAGCAG GTTTTCTCAAAATTGGTTGAAAAATGTAAAAAGTATGGTCGGGCAATGCGTATTGGCACAAACCATGGTAGCCTTTCTGATCGTATAATGAGCTATTACGGGGACTCGCCCAGGGGAATG GTCGAATCTGCATTTGAGTACGCAAGGATTTGCCGAAAAATGGACTTTCATAACTTCGTATTTTCAATGAAAGCAAGCAATCCCGTGATTATGGTTGAGGCATACCGCCTTCTTGTCGCTGAAATGAGCGTCCTAGGATGGGATTACCCATTACATTTAGGAGTAACTGAAGCTGGTGAGGGTGAAGATGGACGGATGAAATCTGCAATTGGTATAGGGACGCTTCTTATG GATGGTCTTGGGGATACCATCAGAGTTTCTCTAACTGAACCTCCAGAAAAGGAGATAGATCCTTGTAGAAGATTGGCTAATCTTGGTATGCGAGCATCTAAGCTTCAGAAAGGAGTG ACACCATTTGAAGAAAAGCACAGACGGTATTTTGATTTCCAAAGAAGAAGTGGTCAGTTACCGGTTCAGAAGGAG GGGGATGAGGTTGATTATAGAGGTGTACTTCATCGTGATGGCTCTGTTCTCATGTCCGTTTCCCTAGATCAGTTGAAG GCACCTGAGCTTCTGTACAAGTCTCTAGCAGCAAAACTTGTAGTTGGAATGCCATTCAAG GATCTAGCTACTGTCGACTCAATATTGTTGAGAGAGCTTCCACCTCTACATGATAAAGATGCT AGACTAGCTCTTAAACGCTTGATAGACGTTAGCATGGGAGTCATAGTTCCGTTGTCCGAGCAATTAACCAAGCCTTTACCCAATGCCGTGGTCCTTGTAACAATACAGGAATTGTCCACTGGCGCTCACAAGCTTCTTCCAGAAG GCACTCGTTTGGTGGTTTCAATTCGTGGTGATGAACCCCAGGAAGAGTTGGAAATTCTGAAGACCTCTGACGCTCTGATGATTCTTCATAATTTACCTTATGAAGAAGAAAATGCAAGCAGAATTCATGCTGCTAGAAG GCTTTTTGAGTATCTTTCGGAGAACTCGCTGAACTTTCCTGTGATCCACCATATACAGTTTCCCAAAGAAATTCACAG GGATGATTTAGTGATTGGAGCAGGAGCCAATGCTGGAGCACTTCTGGTAGATGGACTAGGCGACGGTATCCTATTGGACACTGCAGATCAGGACTTCGAGTTCCTTAGAAATACGTCTTTTAATTTGTTACAAGGTTGTAGAATGCGGAATACAAAAACG GAATATGTATCGTGCCCATCTTGCGGAAGGACCCTATTCGACCTTCAAGAAATAAGTGCAGAAATTAGAGATAAAACATCACATTTGCCTGGTGTTTCG ATTGCAATAATGGGTTGCATAGTGAACGGTCCCGGAGAAATGGCGGATGCAGATTTTGGATATGTTGGTGGTGCTCCTGGAAAGATCGATCTTTATGTGGGGAAG ACGGTGGTGAAACGAGGCATCGCTATGGAAGGGGCAACAAATGCATTGATCCAACTTATTAAAGATCATGGGCGATGGGTGGATCCACCTGCAGAAGAATGA